The DNA sequence GCATAAGGAGTTAAAAACGATGAGTAACATTTCACCTACTTTACTTGATCAAATTCAAGAAATGAATGTTAATGAAAAGCTAGAATTGATGGTTTTTTTAGCTAATTCAATTAAAAATAATCAACAAAAAATGATAAATATTTCTGAAAAAAAAGGTTCTTTAAGTAGATTTATTGGGACTGGTAAAGGTTGTTATCTAACTCCTAAAGATGCTGATAATTTTATTCGTCAGGAGCGTGATAAATGGGATTATTAGAAGTTATTAAAGGTAAAAAAATTTATTTAGATACTAATATTTTTATTTATGCTGTCGAAGGCTATGAAGAATATTTAGAACATTTAGACTTGTTATTTAATTATTTAGAACATGGTCTTTTACAAGCTATTACCAGTGAGTTGAGCCTGTCAGAAGTTTTGGTTAAACCAATGATAGATGAAAATATTCATCTACAAAATATTTATCAAGATATGATTCAAACTTCTTCTAGTTTAGAGGTAATAAACATTGATAGAAAAATCCTAATAGAGTCAGCAAACATAAGAAGCAAAACGAAAATTAAGTTACCTGATTCTATTCATGGGGCTACCGCAATTTTCAATAATTGTTCCGATTTTTTAACTAATGACAAACAGTTAAATTTATTACCTGATATTAACGTTATTATTTTGGAGGATTTACTGAATAAATGACTAAAAATAAGCACAATTTACCTGATGGTTGGCAATGGGTTAAATTAGGTGATGTTTGTGAGATTATTAATGGTTCAACCCCAAAATCGACAATAGATGAATATTGGAATGGTGATATAGTATGGATTACACCTACTGATTTAGGACAATTATCAACGCCAATCATTAAAGATTCTCTAAGAAAAATAACAGAGAAAGGTTATAAAAGCTGTAATACAAATATTGTACCTAAAGGATCAATAATTTTTTCTTGTAGAGCACCAATAGGTCATATTGGAATAGCAGATGTTTCTCTGTGTACGAATCAAGGTTGTAAAAGTTTTGTGTTAAAAGAGAATATAGATCAATGGTTTCTTTATTATTATATTAAAGAATCAGTCCCTGAGTTACAGTCGTTAGGTAGTGGAGCAACTTTTAAAGAAATTTCTAAGTCTAAACTAGCTACTTTTCCGATTCTGTTACCGCCGATAGATGAACAAAAACGCATCGCATCGATACTGAATGAGCAAATGTCAGCAGTGGAAAGGGCAAGGAAAGCCGCAGAAGCTCAACTGGAAGCAATAAATCAACTACCATCCGCCTTATTAAGACGTGCCTTTAATGGAGAATTATAACCATGACTAAAGTAACAGTATCAAAAGCCCGAATCTTTGAAGAAGAATATCCTTATATAAGTCGCTTTGTGCAAGAGCAAGGAAAAATAGAGGTAGGCTATGCTGAAGGGCATCCTCCCTTCTTTGTGGTTGCTTACGATGAAGGCGGTACAATCTTTGAGGGTAAAGAAGAATATAACTCAATGGATAAAGCCTTTGCAGACTTAGAAAATGGTATCAAAGAATTTATGGAGAAAAATGGACTATGAGCAGTAAAAACGGTAAAAACAACATCAAACAATTTAACACCCAACAAAGCCTCAACAGCTATATTAAAGGTATCTGTGACATTATGAGGCGATCGAACTGTACCAGTGCCTTACAATACGTTCCCGAATTAACATGGTTGTTATTTTTGCGTATCCTTGATGACATCGAACAACAAGAAGCTGAAGGTATGGAAGTATTAGGCTTAGACTTTCATTACTCCCTTGAATACCCTTACCGTTGGCAAGATTGGGCATCTCCTAACGGCACAAAACGGCTAGAGTTAACCATGAGTGGCAACTTAGGGGATTTTATGAACTTCGTTAACGGCGGTTACGACAATGACGGTAAACCCTTTGGCTTGTTACCCACCCTCAAAACCTTAAAAGATAAACCGAAAGCCACCCCTAGACAAAAAATTATCAGCGAAGTTCTCTCTGCTACTGATAAAGTAAGAATTGATAGTGAGCGTAACTTACTAGATGTCTTAGATAAAGTCCACGAAATCCGCAACGTTGACGATACCCACATCTTCCCCATATCCCAAGTATATGAAGGGTTACTGTTGAAGATGGGGGAGAAAAATAACGATGGTGGGCAATTCTTTACCCCTAGAGAAGTAATAAGGGCGATTGTTACTGCTATAAATCCCCAAATCGGAGAAACCGTCTATGATCCAGCCAGTGGTACAGGAGGCTTCCTTGCCCAAACCTACGAACATATTAGCAATCAATTAGGGGATGACATCACCGCCGAACAATTAGAGACGCTTAAACATCAAACCTTTTACGGTAGAGAAAAAGAAAACCTGATTTATCCCATCGCCTTAGCGAACCTTATGTTACACGGTATTGATCAACCGAACCTATGGCATGGTAACACCTTAACAGGTAGTGCCGTCTATGGCGACTTATTTAAAAATGCCCCTCAATTATTTGATGTTATCCTCACTAATCCGCCTTTTGGGGGTAAAGAACATAAAGAAGTACAAGCCAAGTTTAGTTATAAAACCAGTGCCACTCAAGTTCTTTTTTTACAACACTTAATTGACAGTCTCAATCATAACGGTAGATGCGGAGTCGTGTTAGATGAAGGGGTATTATTCCGCACCAATGAAACCGCCTTTGTGCAAACCAAGAAGAAACTACTCAATGATTGTGATTTATGGTGTATTGTCAGCCTTCCTGCGGGGACATTTGCGGCGGCTGGAGGGGGAGTTAAAGCCAATATTCTATTTTTCACCAAAGGTAAACCCACTGAGAAAATTTGGTATTATGACTTATCTGAGGTGAAAGTTACTAAACGTCAACCCCTAACCTCTAAACACTTTGAGGAATTTTTAGAGTTACTCCCTGATAGACAAGACAGTGAGAGAAGTTGGACTGTTACCCGTGAGGAAATAGAACAGAAAAACTATGATCTCAAAGCCGTCAATCCAAATATAAAAGTAGAGGAGGACGATCAAACCCCTGAAGAACTGATACAATTCATAGAAACTAAAAGTCAAGAAGTACAACTTGTACTAAATAATCTAAGAAAAGGATAATGTCAGAATCTTTACCTTCAATCCCCTCATATCAGTCTTTGATGTTGCCCATATTAACTATTGTTGCTGACGGAAGTGAATATAAATTATCAGAAGTCAGACAAACATTAGAAAATAAATTAGGGCTTAGTAACGAACAACTAGACTTAAAGGGCTTTAACTTGTGCTTTAACCGCAATCTGAGAACGATTAACTTTACTTCCTCCCCGATTCGCTTCTATATACTGCTTTTTAATGAAATCAACTAAAACTGAATCTATACGATGTTGACCTTTGTCGGCTCTTTGACTTGAAGATAGACCGTTATTTCCTCCTTCTTCCCATTTTTTCACCATACGTTGCACTGTTCGACGGGAGCAATTTAACTTCTCACTCACTTCATCTAACTTTTTCCCATAAGAGATGCGATCGCACGGTTCCATTAAATAATTGATGAGTTCAATCTTCCTCTGGACATCTTAGGGGATGTCAACAGGGATTACATTCTCTTCTTTGCTCATACTTATGTTTTATAGAAACATAATGTTATTTTAACTGCATTATTATAAAGATGGCAACTATTGTGTTATAAATCGTCAAAAGTCAAATCAGAAGAAGTGACAGTTAATTTGTTAATAATCAGAATAATGACAACTAATTTGTTAAACCTATCTTTGATGATGAGGAGGGATCAAAGATGGTTATGATTGTTTAGGGAAGGGGATTTGAGGAGGAATTATCCCCATGACAAATAAAATGTTAAAGCGACAGATAAAATGTTATTCGACAACTATCATATAATCATTATAAGTCAATTCTTAACATCTTTTTGTCTAAGTACCGGTAAGTATTTTAAACTCTTGCCTGTTGCTTATCCTTGGTGACACTTCTTTTTTCTCAACCCCTATTTAGTTTGAGCTATTTTATCAAGTATTAAATTAAATACTAACTGTTAATTTTATTGAAAAAAATAGTATTAATAATGATTACTTTACTGACAGATTTTGGTTTGCAAGATATTTATGTGGGAGTGATGAAAGGAATTATAAAAACAATTAATCCAGATATATATATTATTGATTTAACCCACGATATTCCCCCTCAAAATATCTCCGCCGCTAGTTTTGCTTTAGCAAATTCTGTGGATTTTTTTCCTGATGATACCATTCATTTAGCCATAGTTGATCCTACCGTTGGTAGTGACAGAAAAATAGTTGCGATCGCATTTGAAAAAGGTTATATAATATGTCCTAATAATGGCATAATAACAGGGGTTTTAAATAGGTATAAACCACAACAAATTTATGAGTTAACTAATAGTAATTATTGGCTTAATCAAATTCCTAGCAATACTTTTCATGGTAGAGATATATTTGCACCTATGACGGCTTATTTAAGTAAAGGTATCGGATTAGAAACTTTAGGTCATAATCTTAATAAAGAAGATTTAGTGATTTTAGATGACATTTATCCCATAATTAAAGAAAAAGAAATAATCGGTTCAATACAATATATTGATACTTACGGTAATTTAATTACTAATATCACCGCTAAAATGTTAGAAAATAAATCTTGGTACGTACAAGAAGGAGAAAATAAAATTTTTCCTCAATCCACTTATAGCAACATTAAAAAGAAAGAATTACTTACCCTAATTGGTAGTCATGGATATGTAGAAATAGCCATTAATCAGGGCAATGCTAAAATGATTTTAAATAAAGAATATGGTGATTTTATAACAGTAAAAATACAGTGATGTAACTGACTTGCTTTCTAACTGAAATTTTCCAGATGTTGGTAAGCATTAATCATCCCCTGAGTGCCTTGACTATATCCTTCTCCTTCATTCAAATCAGCACTGACTTGAAATAACTGATTAGCTAATTCTATGCCGGGTAAATGCTCATCCTTGAGGGTTTCTTGCACTAAACGTAAGTCTTTTAATATATGCTTAATCATGAATCCGGGTTCAAAATCTGCCTCAATAACTTTTTTGCCCAAATTAGCTAATGCCCACGAACCTGCCGCACCCGTACTACATACTTTTACAATTAAGTTGGGGTCTATATTTTGAACTTGGGCTAATTTCATCGCTTCACATAAGGCTACCATATGCAAACTAGCTAAAACCTGATTACATAATTTTACCCCTTGTCCACTACCGACTTCTCCACAGTGAGTAATATTTTTGCCCATAATCTCTAAATATGGTAAACATTCTCTAAAGTCTTCTTCTTTGCCTCCTACCATAATCGTTAAAGTGCCTTGTTGAGCTCCAATATCTCCCCCAGAAACAGGGGCATCTAAGAAACGAATTTGCTTTTTCTCTAATTGACTGGCAATGTTTTTCACTGCTGTTGAGCCAATGGTGCTAAAGTCAACTACTAAGCTGTTTGAGGAAGCAAAATTAATTACCCCTGACTCTGACAATAAAACTTCTTCTACATCTGGCACATCTCCTAAACAAGTAAAAATTATTTCGGCAGACTCTACCGCTTCGGCAATGCTATCTACCATTGTTAAAGATGATTCTTGTAATAAAGATTGTATATGAGGGCGATTTTTTGTGCGATTCCAAACTTTAACTTGACATTGGGCATTAGCTAAATTTTTTGCCATTGGTGCCCCCATTACCCCTAATCCTAAAAATGCTATTTGATGATTCATGATTAACAGTTCTAATTAATCTTACTTTTGACAGCGTTGACTACGGTTTCTAATACATGAACCCTAGCATAATATTTATCATTCCCCGGTACAACTGTCCAAGGGGCGAGGGCTGTGCTAGTACGGGCGATCGCTTGATTTACTGCCACATCATACAAATTCCATTTTTCTCGGTTGCGCCAATCTTCTTCGGTTAGTTTATAACGTTTATAAGGGTCTTCTTTTCGATCTTGAAAACGGTTTAATTGTTCTTCTGGACTAATATGTAACCAGAATTTTAAAACAATATAATTATATGTAGCTAATTGAGCTTCAAACTCGTTAATTTCTCTGTAGGCTCTCCGCCATTCAATCTCCGTGGCAAATCCTTCTATTCTTTCTACTAATACTCTACCATACCAACTGCGATCGCATATAGCAATTTTTCCTAAAGCTGGTAAACTACGCCAAAAACGCCAAAGATAATGATATTTTTTTTCTTCATCTGTTGGGGCCGCAAAGGCGTGAACTTCATAACTACGAGGGTCTAAAATATCGGTAACACGCTTAATAGCACCTCCTTTCCCTGCCGCATCCCAACCTTCAAACAATAGTAAAACCCCGATATTATGTTCATAAATATCTTTTTGTAATTGTCTGAGTTGCACTTGGTATTTTTTTAATTTAGTTTTATATTCATCCTTTGGTAAGTGTAAGGTTAAATCTGTTTGAGCTAAATAATCAGGCTCAGTGGGTAATAATTGATTTTGGGGTGCAGAAGATGGAGTTGCTGTGATAATTTCTCTCTTGGCTAAACCTTCTCGAATAGTGGCCACTAGGTGGGTTAAAACCTTCACTTTCGCCCAACGTTGACAATCTGCCTCTACTAAAACCCACGGGGCAAATCCCGTGCTAGTATAAATCAACATTTCTTCTGCTAAATGACTATATTCCTCATAATTTTTTACTTGTTGCCAGTCTTCTTTACGCACTCGCCACGATTCTAGTTCATCTTTTTCATATTTTTTAAGACGATTTTTAAGTTCTTTATTGCTAACATGAAGCCAATATTTAGCAACCACTGCCCCATCTTCTACTAACTGTCTTTCAAAGGCATTAATATCCCTCATTATCAATGGCACTCTTTCATCTTCTAGGCGCTTAAATAATCTATCTTCTAATACATGGGTGTACCAACTATGGTAAAAAATGCCAATACTTCCAACTGGCGGAATTTTCTGCCAGAAACGCCAAAGAAAAGGATATTGTTTTTCTTGGTCTGATGGTGCTAGGATAGGATGAACGGTAAAACCACGAGGATCCATATAGTTTGTCATTTGTTTTACTAATCCCCCTTTTCCTGCGGCCGCCCACCCTTCTAAAACTACGATGATAGGCAATTTTTGTAACCAACAAATATTCTGGAGCGATCGCAACTCTCGCATTAATTCTTCTATTTTGTAGCGGTAAGTATCCTTATCGAGAGAGTTACTTAAATCAAGGGTGTCTAACATTTAAAAACTTTATCCTAACAACTTTATTCTATTTCCAAATATATAGTTTATTTTGTTGATACTAATTCATTCTTAATTAATTCTTAACACAAGTAAATAAAGGTTTCAGGCTTCAGGTGGTAGGGGTTGAATATATTAAATCCTTACGGTATTGGGGAATTAGGGGGAAACGAGTTAGTAGTTAGGAGTTAGGAGTTCGGAGTTAGAAGTCATTAATTATCATCAACTATTTACCTTTGCCCTTTGCCCCTTGCCCTTTGCCCTTTTAACTTTCACCTTTGCCCCTTGCCCTTTTCTCCACCACTCATAGATGAAAATGTATCCCGAACTCAGGTTACTTAAAATTTCTCCCCTATACCAAAATGAATACGGCTATCACCTTCATCATTAATGGCATAATCAATACGAATAGGCCCGACAGGAGATTGAACCCTTACTCCTAAACCATAGCCAAAACCATCACCATTTAAGCCTCTGACTTCAGCAGGTTTACCAATCACTGCACCCCCAGAACCTAAAGTAGTACCATAGTCAAAGAATAATGCAC is a window from the Cyanobacterium sp. Dongsha4 genome containing:
- a CDS encoding type II toxin-antitoxin system VapC family toxin; translation: MGLLEVIKGKKIYLDTNIFIYAVEGYEEYLEHLDLLFNYLEHGLLQAITSELSLSEVLVKPMIDENIHLQNIYQDMIQTSSSLEVINIDRKILIESANIRSKTKIKLPDSIHGATAIFNNCSDFLTNDKQLNLLPDINVIILEDLLNK
- a CDS encoding restriction endonuclease subunit S, whose translation is MTKNKHNLPDGWQWVKLGDVCEIINGSTPKSTIDEYWNGDIVWITPTDLGQLSTPIIKDSLRKITEKGYKSCNTNIVPKGSIIFSCRAPIGHIGIADVSLCTNQGCKSFVLKENIDQWFLYYYIKESVPELQSLGSGATFKEISKSKLATFPILLPPIDEQKRIASILNEQMSAVERARKAAEAQLEAINQLPSALLRRAFNGEL
- a CDS encoding N-6 DNA methylase, producing the protein MSSKNGKNNIKQFNTQQSLNSYIKGICDIMRRSNCTSALQYVPELTWLLFLRILDDIEQQEAEGMEVLGLDFHYSLEYPYRWQDWASPNGTKRLELTMSGNLGDFMNFVNGGYDNDGKPFGLLPTLKTLKDKPKATPRQKIISEVLSATDKVRIDSERNLLDVLDKVHEIRNVDDTHIFPISQVYEGLLLKMGEKNNDGGQFFTPREVIRAIVTAINPQIGETVYDPASGTGGFLAQTYEHISNQLGDDITAEQLETLKHQTFYGREKENLIYPIALANLMLHGIDQPNLWHGNTLTGSAVYGDLFKNAPQLFDVILTNPPFGGKEHKEVQAKFSYKTSATQVLFLQHLIDSLNHNGRCGVVLDEGVLFRTNETAFVQTKKKLLNDCDLWCIVSLPAGTFAAAGGGVKANILFFTKGKPTEKIWYYDLSEVKVTKRQPLTSKHFEEFLELLPDRQDSERSWTVTREEIEQKNYDLKAVNPNIKVEEDDQTPEELIQFIETKSQEVQLVLNNLRKG
- a CDS encoding winged helix-turn-helix domain-containing protein, which codes for MSESLPSIPSYQSLMLPILTIVADGSEYKLSEVRQTLENKLGLSNEQLDLKGFNLCFNRNLRTINFTSSPIRFYILLFNEIN
- a CDS encoding SAM-dependent chlorinase/fluorinase is translated as MITLLTDFGLQDIYVGVMKGIIKTINPDIYIIDLTHDIPPQNISAASFALANSVDFFPDDTIHLAIVDPTVGSDRKIVAIAFEKGYIICPNNGIITGVLNRYKPQQIYELTNSNYWLNQIPSNTFHGRDIFAPMTAYLSKGIGLETLGHNLNKEDLVILDDIYPIIKEKEIIGSIQYIDTYGNLITNITAKMLENKSWYVQEGENKIFPQSTYSNIKKKELLTLIGSHGYVEIAINQGNAKMILNKEYGDFITVKIQ
- a CDS encoding NAD(P)-dependent oxidoreductase, which gives rise to MNHQIAFLGLGVMGAPMAKNLANAQCQVKVWNRTKNRPHIQSLLQESSLTMVDSIAEAVESAEIIFTCLGDVPDVEEVLLSESGVINFASSNSLVVDFSTIGSTAVKNIASQLEKKQIRFLDAPVSGGDIGAQQGTLTIMVGGKEEDFRECLPYLEIMGKNITHCGEVGSGQGVKLCNQVLASLHMVALCEAMKLAQVQNIDPNLIVKVCSTGAAGSWALANLGKKVIEADFEPGFMIKHILKDLRLVQETLKDEHLPGIELANQLFQVSADLNEGEGYSQGTQGMINAYQHLENFS
- the pap gene encoding polyphosphate:AMP phosphotransferase → MLDTLDLSNSLDKDTYRYKIEELMRELRSLQNICWLQKLPIIVVLEGWAAAGKGGLVKQMTNYMDPRGFTVHPILAPSDQEKQYPFLWRFWQKIPPVGSIGIFYHSWYTHVLEDRLFKRLEDERVPLIMRDINAFERQLVEDGAVVAKYWLHVSNKELKNRLKKYEKDELESWRVRKEDWQQVKNYEEYSHLAEEMLIYTSTGFAPWVLVEADCQRWAKVKVLTHLVATIREGLAKREIITATPSSAPQNQLLPTEPDYLAQTDLTLHLPKDEYKTKLKKYQVQLRQLQKDIYEHNIGVLLLFEGWDAAGKGGAIKRVTDILDPRSYEVHAFAAPTDEEKKYHYLWRFWRSLPALGKIAICDRSWYGRVLVERIEGFATEIEWRRAYREINEFEAQLATYNYIVLKFWLHISPEEQLNRFQDRKEDPYKRYKLTEEDWRNREKWNLYDVAVNQAIARTSTALAPWTVVPGNDKYYARVHVLETVVNAVKSKIN